DNA sequence from the Sediminispirochaeta bajacaliforniensis DSM 16054 genome:
CGGTGACGACGATATTCGTATAACCACGAAGTACGACGAGGGGGCATTCAAAACGGCCATTTTCGGAACAATCCATGAGACCGGTCATGCCCTCTATGAACAGGGGGTTGCTCCCTCGTATGTCGGCACCATCCTGGGGCAGGGCAGCAGTCACGGAATCCACGAATCGCAGTCACGAACCTGGGAGAATATCATCGGAAGAGGTGCTGCCTTCTGGCGTTATTTTTATCCCAGATTACAGAATATTTTCCCCGAAAATCTCTCTTCCGTTCCTTTTGAGCGTTTTTTGCTTGCCGTGAATAAGGTGAAGCCTTCGGATATCCGCACGGAGGCCGATGAGGTCACCTACGGATTGCATATTGTTCTGCGCTATCGGCTTGAGCGAAAGATGCTTTCCGGAGATCTGCCTTTACGTGATCTTCCCGAGGCGTGGAACGCCCTCAGTGAAGAGCTTTTGGGCTTTCGTCCCGAAACAGATGCCGTGGGTGTGCTGCAGGATACCCATTGGTCCGGAGGGGCCTTTGGTTACTTTCCTACATATGCTCTGGGGAATCTTTACGGTGCCCAGATTTTCGCCGCTCTGCGAAAGGAGGTTTCTGACCTTGATGCGCAGATAGCTGCCGGACACTTTCATGTGCCGCTTTCCTGGTTGACGGAAAAGGTGTATCGCCATGGGGCGGCCCGTACGGCGAATGAGCTTATGACATCTGTAACCGGAGAGCCTGTACAAGCTTCTTATTTTGCCAGATACCTCGAGGAGAAGTATACTGGTTTGTATGGGCTATAGCACGCTTATTGCAGAAAATATTTATACCTGGCTCT
Encoded proteins:
- a CDS encoding carboxypeptidase M32, whose translation is MTHNEPSAQLQNLDREIRNLDSIAQLLSWDQETGMPPKAVTGRAEQISLIEGMVHDRVAGEEMASLLEGADTSDPLIRMLRREHDRAVKLPRRLVTELARQQTTGQLAWRHAKQENNYEAFRPYLEELLKLTREKADAIGWEDDRYDALLDEYEPWMKSSTVDRLFDEMGSSLSSLLDRILDKKAVDDSFLFLHYPEEGQRLFSREVSEAMGFDFARGAIAESVHPFTIRPGDDDIRITTKYDEGAFKTAIFGTIHETGHALYEQGVAPSYVGTILGQGSSHGIHESQSRTWENIIGRGAAFWRYFYPRLQNIFPENLSSVPFERFLLAVNKVKPSDIRTEADEVTYGLHIVLRYRLERKMLSGDLPLRDLPEAWNALSEELLGFRPETDAVGVLQDTHWSGGAFGYFPTYALGNLYGAQIFAALRKEVSDLDAQIAAGHFHVPLSWLTEKVYRHGAARTANELMTSVTGEPVQASYFARYLEEKYTGLYGL